One window from the genome of Cardiocondyla obscurior isolate alpha-2009 linkage group LG04, Cobs3.1, whole genome shotgun sequence encodes:
- the LOC139102236 gene encoding uncharacterized protein isoform X1, translating to MIEEAMTLDMTDELLFSALGLTTDTSVERQLFSSTQTSLPSDYEVSCTLSDDFGMFDNQLNMTNPTDCYTDLTCSPQSPWKDWSITNTSTSSGYLSELSELDSELDWCLEKSWDSGLPERTPLCTAGCEGFLHLPPLPSPQQTPQYDEPLLVLGIDLRALENTLGTSTIDYNNNQIDDGLLISSAATAALATHDYTNRSLANASEDRCFPCTYQGCLKVYAKASHLKAHLRRHTGEKPFACTWDGCVWRFSRSDELARHRRSHSGIKPYSCEMCSKRFARSDHLAKHRKVHRKNAYPLFHGPRGLRGGKINVLPSEI from the exons ATGATCGAGGAAGCTATGACACTCGAC ATGACGGACGAACTACTGTTTTCTGCTCTTGGCTTAACAACGGATACTAGCGTCGAGAGACAGCTATTTTCCTCAACCCAAACAAGTTTACCTAGCGATTACGAAGTCTCGTGCACGCTTAGCGACGATTTCGGAATGTTCGACAACCAGCTGAACATGACAAATCCAACAGACTGTTACACCGACTTAACTTGCTCTCCGCAATCGCCTTGGAAAGACTGGTCGATCACTAACACGTCTACATCTTCAG GTTATTTGAGCGAATTGAGCGAACTAGATTCAGAACTAGATTGGTGTCTGGAGAAGAGTTGGGACTCCGGTCTGCCAGAAAGAACGCCACTGTGTACCGCAGGGTGCGAAGGATTTCTGCATTTGCCACCTCTACCGAGTCCACAACAAACGCCACAATATGATGAACCATTGCTTGTACTCGGCATCGATCTACGAGCTTTGGAAAACACATTAGGAACAAGTACAATAG ATTATAACAACAACCAGATAGATGATGGTCTCCTAATTTCATCAGCAGCTACTGCCGCATTAGCAACCCACGATTACACCAATCGTAGCTTAGCAAATGCATCCGAAGATAGATGCTTTCCATGCACCTACCAAGGatgtttaaaa GTATACGCTAAAGCGTCTCACTTGAAGGCTCACTTACGACGACATACCGGCGAGAAACCGTTCGCGTGTACTTGGGATGGTTGCGTATGGCGTTTCAGTCGATCGGACGAACTAGCAAGGCACAGACGATCGCACTCGGGCATTAAACCGTATTCGTGCGAAATGTGCTCGAAAAGATTCGCGCGTAGCGACCATTTGGCCAAGCATCGAAAAGTACATCGGAAAAATGCCTATCCCTTGTTCCATGGCCCTAGAGGATTACGTGGCGGAAAGATAAACGTTTTACCGTcggaaatttaa
- the LOC139102235 gene encoding chromatin assembly factor 1 subunit A encodes MKNMDILKKESDCEIEVVIPAKKKKMKQAQLPFQMLNSSKTTSSKSNEINKKKRKVISPLVGSKSPKVVKLATKENSEVRSINEKEEDEDKIKINTSNSSIEEITPDDKKKDLEQIDQKKIEKGDTLKRSSLGKNKKMDKLQQKPGTLTKFLKKSDNEMENIDISHENNLSELKDEKNCKSTTLHKKKIEVCLNETSDVSLTQSELQNTSQLNETYDDVINAEPSFKTSDCDIDILSSDDEAVSELNKSLINRKNETTDKSATPVTPKSNKDTKNKVKKLTPKQIEKKQEIAKRKEEKLKLRMEKEKKREEEKANKRKEKEEKQREKEEKEKIEKEQKKKEKELKDLKKQMELEQKQKEKEAKEEEKRKKEEERQEAERKIQKAASNFASFFVPKKQGIKSTEEEKENVIEVKNFMPFEVKADMKIAPIFRRKLNKHDKLLLDNKLNMDLDKTELYLENIKRGEIVPRTSSKTWPFETKDEDIILLDEDNDGSCNIITNTPNLEQLRPKLLQFKENRRPPYWGTWRKRSSILNARRPFTKDEKWFDYEIDSDDEWEEEEPGESLKGSDDEKDEENPEENEYDVDNEFMVPHGYLSDEEALADEEEVEDMTPQTQKMKLKILGEQFEAERNTKTYKLKPKIIGCIWQGSDNSFPAFISPKVKEFLSARQAWVNNIPIIFPSSTSPEEDISTSGECKTPTHQQSMRRPKTKFPDEALPDLIRLVHGNRHGRHVLMREFMTFWGKKGGSYLSKVSILSKINEIADRIACPEEGPMHLKSCWYVPKNIREQYLPDVELSIPNNWEYILIISKKKDNQNVTDKVEKEEKDKEKEKKHVPLITQFTKKITQEEMKKQLVKSDQEEMKKQLTARTDQEEAKKSSAMKSNQEEIKKQSTSKPNQIIVPPKLPLVQRPPKRATLISVGRGEQFSEKSRQNMLAKFVNLNEKQEKLLSSKKMENNDTNKTT; translated from the exons atgaaaaacatggacattttaaagaaagaaagtgatTGTGAAATAGAAGTAGTTATAcctgcaaaaaagaaaaaaatgaaacaag caCAACTGCCATTTCAAATGCTAAATTCCTCTAAAACGACAAGCAGTAAAAGTAatgaaattaacaaaaaaaagaggaaagtaATATCACCTTTGGTAGGTTCTAAAAGTCCCAAAGTGGTAAAACTTGCAACAAAAGAGAACTCGGAAGTTAGAAGCATaaatgagaaagaagaagatgaagacaaaataaagataaatactAGTAATAGTAGCATTGAGGAAATAACACCTGAtgacaaaaagaaagatcTGGAGCAAATTGACcagaaaaaaatcgaaaaaggTGATACACTTAAAAGAAGCAGTTTAGgaaagaataagaaaatggATAAACTACAACAGAAACCTGGTACTTTAACTAAATTTCTCAAGAAATCAGACAatgaaatggaaaatattgatattagtcatgaaaataatttgtctgaactaaaagacgaaaaaaactGCAAGAGTACAACTttacataagaaaaaaatagaagtctGTTTGAATGAAACTTCAGATGTATCACTTACTCAATCTGAATTACAAAATACGTCTCAATTAAATGAAACATACGATGATGTCATTAATGCAGAGCCTTCTTTTAAAACCTCAGACTGTGATATTGATATCTTGTCTTCAGATGATGAGGCTGTAAGCGagttaaataaatcattaataaatagaaaaaacgaaacaacTGATAAATCTGCAACTCCTGTTACTCCAAAGAGTAACAAAGACacgaaaaataaagttaaaaaattaacaccgaaacaaatagaaaaaaaacaagaaattgCCAaacgaaaagaagagaagttaaaattaagaatg gaaaaagaaaaaaaacgagaggaagaaaaagcgaataagcgaaaagaaaaagaagagaagcagagagaaaaagaggaaaaagaaaaaatagaaaaagagcagaagaaaaaggagaaagaattaaaggaCCTTAAAAAACAAATGGAACTCGA acaaaaacaaaaagaaaaagaagctaaagaggaagaaaaaagaaagaaagaagaggaacGACAAGAAGCCGAACGCAAAATACAGAAAGCTGCATCAAACTTTGCTAGCTTTTTTGTTCCTAAAAAGCAAGGAATTAAATCgacggaagaagaaaaagagaatgttATTGAAGTAAAAAACTTTATGCCTTTTGAAGTAAAGGCTGATATGAAAATTGCACCGATTTTTCGAAGAAAGTTGAATAAacatgataaattattattggatAATAAGTTAAACATGGATTTAGACAAAACCGAATTGTAtctcgaaaatattaaaagaggAGAAATAGTGCCACGTACTTCGTCGAAAACTTGGCCGTTCGAAACAAAAGATGAAGATATTATTCTACTAG aCGAAGACAACGATGGCAGTTGCAATATAATAACAAACACACCTAATTTGGAGCAGCTCCGACCGAAATTATTGCAATTCAAGGAAAATCGTCGCCCTCCGTATTGGGGTACATGGCGGAAACGAAGTAGTATTCTAAATGCCCGGCGACCATTTACAAAAGATGAG aaatgGTTTGATTATGAAATTGATTCCGATGACGAATGGGAAGAGGAGGAACCTGGTGAATCTCTTAAAGGCTCGGATGACgagaaagacgaagaaaaTCCAGAAGAAAACGAATATGATGTCGATAACGAGTTTATGGTGCCTCATGG gTATTTGTCCGACGAAGAGGCCCTGGCTGACGAAGAGGAAGTGGAAGATATG ACGCCGCAAACGCaaaaaatgaaattgaaaatattaggAGAACAATTTGAAGccgaaagaaatacaaaaacgTATAAACTTAAACCGAAAATAATTGGTTGTATCTGGCAAGGATCTGACAATTCGTTTCCGGCATTTA tttCTCCAAAGGTTAAAGAATTTTTGTCAGCACGACAAGCATGGGTCAATAACATTCCGATAATATTTCCGTCGTCGACATCACCGGAAGAAGATATTTCGACCAGTGGTGAATGCAAGACTCCTACCCATCAACAATCTATGAGAAGACCGAAAACTAAATTTCCTGACGAAGCTTTGCCCGATCTGATTCGGTTGGTGCACGGAAACAGGCACGGCAGGCATGTTCTTATGAGAGAGTTTATGACATTCTGGGGCAAAAAAGGTGGAAGTTATTTGTCAAAAGTTAGTATATTgtcaaaaattaatgaaattgcTGATAGGATAGCCTGTCCCGAAGAAGGACCGATGCATCTCAAATCTTGTTGGTATGTTCCGAAAAACATCCGGGAACAGTATCTTCCCGATGTTGAGTTATCGATACCGAATAATtgggaatatattttaataataagtaaaaaaaaagataatcaAAATGTAACTGATAAagttgaaaaagaagaaaaagataaggaaaaagagaagaaacaCGTGCCACTTATTACTCAGTTTACTAAAAAAATCACACAAGAGGAGATGAAAAAACAACTAGTAAAATCTGATCAGGAAGAGATGAAAAAACAATTAACAGCAAGAACGGACCAAGAAGAAGCTAAAAAATCATCGGCAATGAAATCCAAtcaagaagaaattaaaaaacaatcgACATCAAAACCCAACCAGATTATCGTCCCGCCGAAACTACCTTTAGTACAGAGACCTCCTAAACGGGCAACTTTAATTTCCGTAGGTAGAGGGGAACAATTTTCCGAAAAATCTCGACAGAATATGCTAGCTAAATTTGTTAATCTCAATGAGAAACAAGAAAAACTATTGAGTAGTAAAAAAATGGAGAATAACGATACGAATAAGACAacttaa
- the LOC139102236 gene encoding uncharacterized protein isoform X2, whose product MTDELLFSALGLTTDTSVERQLFSSTQTSLPSDYEVSCTLSDDFGMFDNQLNMTNPTDCYTDLTCSPQSPWKDWSITNTSTSSGYLSELSELDSELDWCLEKSWDSGLPERTPLCTAGCEGFLHLPPLPSPQQTPQYDEPLLVLGIDLRALENTLGTSTIDYNNNQIDDGLLISSAATAALATHDYTNRSLANASEDRCFPCTYQGCLKVYAKASHLKAHLRRHTGEKPFACTWDGCVWRFSRSDELARHRRSHSGIKPYSCEMCSKRFARSDHLAKHRKVHRKNAYPLFHGPRGLRGGKINVLPSEI is encoded by the exons ATGACGGACGAACTACTGTTTTCTGCTCTTGGCTTAACAACGGATACTAGCGTCGAGAGACAGCTATTTTCCTCAACCCAAACAAGTTTACCTAGCGATTACGAAGTCTCGTGCACGCTTAGCGACGATTTCGGAATGTTCGACAACCAGCTGAACATGACAAATCCAACAGACTGTTACACCGACTTAACTTGCTCTCCGCAATCGCCTTGGAAAGACTGGTCGATCACTAACACGTCTACATCTTCAG GTTATTTGAGCGAATTGAGCGAACTAGATTCAGAACTAGATTGGTGTCTGGAGAAGAGTTGGGACTCCGGTCTGCCAGAAAGAACGCCACTGTGTACCGCAGGGTGCGAAGGATTTCTGCATTTGCCACCTCTACCGAGTCCACAACAAACGCCACAATATGATGAACCATTGCTTGTACTCGGCATCGATCTACGAGCTTTGGAAAACACATTAGGAACAAGTACAATAG ATTATAACAACAACCAGATAGATGATGGTCTCCTAATTTCATCAGCAGCTACTGCCGCATTAGCAACCCACGATTACACCAATCGTAGCTTAGCAAATGCATCCGAAGATAGATGCTTTCCATGCACCTACCAAGGatgtttaaaa GTATACGCTAAAGCGTCTCACTTGAAGGCTCACTTACGACGACATACCGGCGAGAAACCGTTCGCGTGTACTTGGGATGGTTGCGTATGGCGTTTCAGTCGATCGGACGAACTAGCAAGGCACAGACGATCGCACTCGGGCATTAAACCGTATTCGTGCGAAATGTGCTCGAAAAGATTCGCGCGTAGCGACCATTTGGCCAAGCATCGAAAAGTACATCGGAAAAATGCCTATCCCTTGTTCCATGGCCCTAGAGGATTACGTGGCGGAAAGATAAACGTTTTACCGTcggaaatttaa